The following proteins are co-located in the Hypomesus transpacificus isolate Combined female chromosome 23, fHypTra1, whole genome shotgun sequence genome:
- the LOC124485495 gene encoding protocadherin gamma-C5-like: METLMKLRVLLWCALLLSSLLWNTIEAQTRYTVPEELDMGSVVGNIAKDLGLQISEISDRKLRITSEGGKQFFTVDMGKGELIVNERIDRESLCGQSAGCLLPLEAIVENPLQMYRAEIEIQDINDNSPVFQNSQNVLNIPESKMPGARFRLESAQDPDVGSNSLRSYIINKNEHFVLDIKTKKDGSKVPELVLEKALDREKQATHRLRLTAVDGGIPAKSGTAEITIHVLDINDNAPFFEESTYDVKLAENTPAGTVVVTSKAVDLDEGINSEIVYSFGPHTSDSIQDMISIDHQTGEVKVQGDIDYEASHSFKFDILATDKGYPSMEGVCSVNIDIMDLNDNAPEIILKSQPSPVKEDAPVGTVVALISAKDIDSGSNGKVSISLPSGLPFTLKPSISNNYALVTNAVLDRETNSEYAVEIRASDAGTPSLSSEKTIRVRILDVNDNSPVFSQPSYTIYVKENLTPGSILCSVSASDPDTGENAKISYSILSTKVQDVSTSSYFYVNSDNGSIYSMHSFDYEKLKVFQIQVQAKDHGSPSLSSNVTVHVFILDQNDNAPSVIYPSAVMGSVSHQKMPRFAKAGHLVTKVTAVDADSGHNAWVSYRLAEATDASLFSVNLYTGEVRTKRAVSEQDDSSQRLLIEIKDNGEPAQSATVTVNILVEDGFHEPVSDFHLKTSEPSKRNSKITFYLIVSLASVSVLSLLTFLILVVKCARNSRSNSGCCIRRADSDGYKNPNRNLQIQLNSDGPIKYVEVLGGDMLSQSQSFRSCMSPMSEFSDFTMVKPSSTTDFKDMINVLDASLPDSAWTFESQQVSSAQHLYLVSSAW; encoded by the coding sequence ATGGAAACTTTAATGAAGCTAAGGGTGTTATTGTGGTGTGCGTTGCTGCTGTCCTCGCTGCTATGGAATACAATAGAGGCGCAGACGCGCTACACCGTTCCCGAGGAGCTAGATATGGGATCCGTTGTTGGGAACATTGCGAAAGATCTTGGTTTGCAAATCTCGGAGATTTCTGATCGTAAACTGAGAATTACCTCTGAGGGCGGTAAGCAGTTTTTCACTGTGGACATGGGGAAAGGCGAGCTCATTGTTAATGagaggatagacagagagagcctATGTGGACAAAGCGCCGGTTGTCTGTTGCCTTTAGAAGCTATCGTAGAAAACCCACTGCAAATGTATCGAGCTGAGATCGAGATACAGGACATAAACGATAATTCTCCAGTTTTCCAAAATAGTCAAAATGTTTTGAATATTCCCGAGTCCAAAATGCCAGGTGCAAGATTCCGTTTAGAGTCAGCCCAAGACCCAGATGTTGGCTCCAACTCGTTACGCTCATACATCATCAATAAAAATGAACATTTTGTTTTAGATATTAAAACAAAGAAAGATGGATCTAAAGTCCCAGAACTAGTTTTAGAAAAAGCGTTAGATAGAGAAAAACAGGCCACGCACCGCTTACGACTCACAGCCGTAGATGGCGGTATTCCAGCGAAATCAGGGACAGCAGAAATCACTATTCACGTGCTGGATATAAATGATAATGCACCTTTTTTTGAAGAAAGCACATATGATGTTAAATTAGCTGAAAACACTCCAGCCGGAACGGTAGTTGTCACTAGCAAAGCAGTAGACCTCGATGAAGGAATCAACAGTGAGATAGTATATTCATTTGGACCTCACACATCAGACTCAATACAGGACATGATAAGTATAGATCACCAGACAGGCGAAGTAAAGGTACAGGGAGACATAGATTACGAGGCAAGCCATTCCTTTAAATTTGACATTCTTGCAACAGACAAAGGGTATCCGTCTATGGAAGGGGTCTGTAGTGTAAATATAGATATCATGGATTTAAACGACAATGCCCCCGAAATCATTTTGAAATCTCAGCCCAGTCCAGTTAAAGAAGATGCTCCTGTTGGAACTGTTGTTGCGTTGATCAGCGCCAAAGACATAGACTCTGGGAGCAATGGTAAAGTTAGCATCAGTTTACCGTCTGGTTTACCATTTACTTTAAAGCCATCCATATCTAATAACTATGCTTTGGTGACCAATGCAGTTCTAGACCGGGAAACTAATTCAGAGTATGCCGTTGAGATTAGAGCATCCGATGCCGGGACGCCGTCTCTCAGCTCAGAGAAAACAATTAGAGTTCGTATCTTAGACGTAAATGATAACTCGCCTGTTTTTAGTCAGCCGTCATACACAATTTACGTGAAGGAGAATCTCACTCCGGGGTCTATACTGTGCTCTGTGTCTGCATCAGATCCAGATACGGGAGAAAATGCCAAGATATCATACTCTATACTGAGCACGAAAGTACAGGACGTCTCGACCTCGTCTTATTTTTACGTAAACTCAGACAACGGCAGCATCTACAGCATGCATTCGTTTGACTACGAGAAGCTGAAGGTGTTTCAGATTCAGGTGCAGGCAAAGGACCACGGCTCTCCGTCTCTGAGCAGCAACGTCACGGTTCATGTTTTTATCTTGGACCAGAACGACAATGCCCCTTCTGTTATTTACCCCTCCGCCGTCATGGGCTCTGTCTCCCACCAGAAGATGCCCCGGTTCGCTAAAGCAGGCCACCTTGTCACCAAAGTAACGGCAGTGGACGCTGACTCGGGCCATAACGCCTGGGTTTCCTATAGACTGGCGGAGGCCACAGACGCCTCTCTGTTCAGCGTGAATCTGTACACAGGGGAGGTGAGGACTAAACGTGCTGTTTCAGAGCAGGATGACTCCTCTCAGAGGCTGCTTATAGAGATAAAGGACAACGGGGAACCGGCTCAGTCCGCCACAGTCACTGTCAACATACTGGTAGAAGACGGGTTTCACGAACCCGTCTCAGACTTTCACTTGAAAACTTCAGAGCCCAGCAAACGGAACAGTAAAATCACTTTTTATCTGATCGTGTCTCTGGCCTCCGTGTCAGTGTTGTCTTTGTTGACTTTCCTCATCTTAGTGGTGAAGTGCGCTAGAAACAGTCGGAGTAATTCCGGTTGTTGTATCAGACGGGCTGACTCTGACGGATACAAGAATCCCAACAGAAACCTGCAGATCCAGCTCAACAGTGACGGGCCTATTAAGTATGTAGAGGTCCTGGGAGGAGACATGTTGTCTCAGAGCCAGTCCTTCAGGTCGTGTATGTCTCCGATGTCCGAGTTCAGTGATTTCACCATGGTGAAGCCCAGCAGCACCACTGACTTTAAGGACATGATAAACGTACTTGACGCATCACTTCCTGACAGCGCGTGGACGTTCGAGAGTCAACAGGTGAGCTCAGCACAACATTTGTATTTGGTTTCGTCTGCTTGGTGA
- the LOC124485494 gene encoding protocadherin gamma-C5-like — METLMKIRVLLWCALLLSSLLWNTIEAQTRYTVPEELEMGSVVGNIAKDLGLQISEISDRKLRITSEGGKQYFTVDMGKGELIVNERIDRESLCGQSAGCLLPLEAIVENPLQMYRAEIEIQDINDNSPVFQNSQNVLNVPESTLPGARFRLESAQDPDVGPNSLRSYTISKNEHFVLDIKTKKDGSKVPELVLEKALDREKQATHRLRLTAVDGGIPAKSGTAEITIHVLDVNDNAPVFDESTYDVKLAENATPGTLVVISKAVDLDEGLNSEIEYSFGPHTEESLQNLISIDPQTGEVKVKGGIDFETSRSFKFDILATDKGVPPMQGICSVNIDVTDLNDNAPEIVLKSQPSPVKEDAPVGTVVALISAKDIDFGSNGKVSISLPSGLPFTLKPSISNNYALVTNAVLDRETNSEYAVEIRASDAGTPSLNSEKTIRVRILDVNDNSPVFSQPSYTIYVKENLTPGSILCSVSASDPDTGENAKISYSILSTKVQDVSTSSYFYVNSENGSIYSMHSFDYEKLKVFQIQVQAKDHGSPSLNSNVTVHVFILDQNDNAPSVIYPSAVMGSVSHQKMPRFAKAGHLVTKVTAVDADSGHNAWVSYRLAEATDASLFSVNLYTGEVRTKRAVSEQDDSSQRLLIEIKDNGEPVQSTTVTVNILVEDGLHEPISDFHLKTTEPSKRNSKITFYLIVSLASVSVLSLLTFLILVVKCARNSVSNSSCCIRRADSDGYKNPNRNLQIQLNSDGPIKYVEVLGGDMLSQSQSFRSCMSPMSEFSDFTMVKPSSTTDFKDMINVLDASLPDSAWTFESQQV, encoded by the exons ATGGAAACTTTAATGAAGATAAGGGTGTTACTGTGGTGCGCGTTGCTGCTGTCCTCGCTGCTATGGAATACAATAGAGGCGCAGACGCGCTACACCGTTCCCGAGGAGCTAGAAATGGGATCCGTTGTTGGGAACATTGCGAAAGATCTTGGTTTGCAAATCTCGGAGATTTCTGATCGTAAGCTGAGAATTACCTCTGAGGGCGGTAAGCAGTATTTCACTGTGGACATGGGGAAAGGCGAGCTCATTGTTAATGagaggatagacagagagagcctATGTGGACAAAGCGCCGGTTGTCTGTTGCCTTTAGAAGCTATCGTAGAAAACCCACTTCAGATGTATCGAGCTGAGATCGAGATACAGGACATAAACGATAATTCACCAGTTTTCCAAAACAGTCAAAACGTACTAAATGTTCCCGAGTCTACACTGCCAGGTGCAAGATTCCGTTTAGAGTCAGCCCAAGACCCAGATGTTGGCCCCAACTCGTTACGCTCATACACCATCAGTAAAAATGAACATTTTGTTTTAGATATTAAAACAAAGAAAGATGGATCTAAAGTCCCGGAACTAGTTTTAGAAAAAGCGTTGGATAGAGAAAAACAGGCCACGCATCGCTTACGTCTCACTGCCGTAGATGGCGGGATACCAGCGAAATCAGGGACAGCAGAAATCACTATTCATGTGTTGGATGTTAATGATAATGCACCTGTTTTTGATGAAAGTACATATGACGTTAAATTAGCTGAAAATGCTACACCAGGTACTTTAGTTGTAATTAGCAAAGCAGTAGACCTCGATGAAGGACTCAACAGTGAGATAGAGTATTCATTTGGACCTCACACTGAGGAATCACTACAGAATCTAATCAGTATTGACCCCCAAACCGGTGAAGTAAAAGTGAAAGGAGGGATAGACTTTGAGACGAGCCGTTCTTTTAAGTTTGACATACttgcaacagacaagggtgtACCCCCAATGCAGGGCATTTGTAGTGTAAATATAGACGTTACGGATTTGAACGACAATGCCCCCGAAATCGTTTTGAAATCCCAGCCCAGTCCAGTTAAGGAAGATGCTCCTGTTGGAACTGTGGTTGCGTTGATCAGCGCTAAAGACATAGACTTTGGGAGCAATGGTAAAGTTAGCATCAGTTTACCGTCTGGTTTACCATTTACTTTAAAACCATCCATATCTAATAACTATGCTTTGGTGACCAATGCAGTTCTAGACCGGGAAACTAATTCAGAGTATGCCGTTGAGATTAGAGCATCCGATGCAGGGACGCCGTCTCTAAACTCAGAGAAAACAATTAGAGTTCGTATCTTAGACGTGAATGATAACTCGCCGGTTTTTAGTCAGCCGTCATACACAATTTACGTGAAGGAGAATCTCACTCCGGGGTCTATACTTTGCTCTGTGTCTGCATCAGATCCAGATACAGGAGAAAATGCCAAGATATCATACTCTATACTAAGCACGAAAGTACAGGACGTCTCGACCTCGTCTTATTTTTACGTAAACTCAGAAAACGGCAGCATCTACAGCATGCATTCGTTTGACTACGAGAAGCTGAAGGTGTTTCAGATTCAGGTGCAGGCAAAGGACCACGGCTCTCCGTCTCTGAACAGCAACGTCACAGTTCATGTTTTTATCTTGGACCAGAACGACAATGCACCTTCTGTTATTTACCCCTCCGCTGTCATGGGCTCTGTCTCCCACCAGAAGATGCCCCGGTTCGCTAAAGCAGGCCACCTTGTCACCAAAGTAACGGCAGTGGACGCTGACTCGGGCCATAACGCCTGGGTTTCCTATAGACTGGCGGAGGCCACAGACGCCTCTCTGTTCAGCGTGAATCTGTACACAGGGGAGGTGAGGACTAAACGCGCTGTTTCAGAGCAGGATGACTCCTCTCAGAGGCTGCTTATAGAGATAAAGGACAACGGGGAACCGGTCCAGTCCACCACAGTCACTGTCAACATACTGGTAGAGGACGGGCTTCACGAGCCCATCTCAGACTTTCACTTGAAAACAACAGAGCCCAGCAAACGGAACAGTAAAATCACTTTTTATCTGATCGTCTCTCTGGCCTCCGTGTCAGTGTTGTCTTTGTTGACTTTCCTCATCTTAGTGGTGAAGTGCGCTAGAAACAGTGTAAGTAACTCGAGTTGCTGTATCAGACGGGCTGACTCTGACGGATACAAGAATCCCAACAGAAACCTGCAGATCCAGCTCAACAGTGACGGGCCTATTAAGTATGTGGAGGTCCTGGGAGGAGACATGTTGTCTCAGAGCCAGTCCTTCAGGTCGTGTATGTCTCCGATGTCAGAGTTCAGTGATTTCACCATGGTGAAGCCCAGCAGCACCACTGACTTTAAGGACATGATAAACGTGCTTGACGCATCACTTCCTGACAGCGCGTGGACGTTTGAGAGTCAGCAG GTGTAA